One Gemmatimonadota bacterium genomic region harbors:
- a CDS encoding SWIB/MDM2 domain-containing protein, producing the protein MAAKKKTAKKATKKAAPKKAAPKKAAPKKAAPKKAKRKPNPAFMKPMTPSAALAAVIGPKPQPRSAVAKGLWDYIKKHKLQDQKNRRNINADAALQAVFGGKKTVSMFEMTKLVSKHLS; encoded by the coding sequence ATGGCAGCAAAGAAGAAGACCGCGAAGAAGGCCACCAAGAAGGCCGCGCCGAAGAAGGCCGCGCCGAAGAAGGCCGCACCGAAGAAGGCCGCGCCGAAGAAGGCGAAGCGCAAGCCGAATCCGGCATTCATGAAGCCGATGACCCCGAGCGCTGCGCTCGCCGCCGTCATCGGACCGAAGCCGCAGCCGCGCTCGGCCGTCGCCAAGGGGCTGTGGGATTACATCAAGAAGCACAAGCTCCAGGACCAGAAGAACCGCCGCAACATCAACGCCGATGCGGCGCTCCAGGCGGTCTTCGGTGGCAAGAAGACGGTCTCGATGTTCGAGATGACCAAGCTCGTCAGCAAGCACCTGTCCTGA
- the pruA gene encoding L-glutamate gamma-semialdehyde dehydrogenase, producing the protein MSSPSATPSPRPGASGFNGVRRVPAPVNEPIRSYAPGSPERAFLKARLDSMAKERIEIPVIIGGKEFKGTQRGTAVMPHDHGHVLADYHMATPEQVRLAVDTAVAAQREWSQWPWEDRVAVFLKAAELLATKHRDTLNAATMLGQSKTVFQAEIDAACELIDFWRFNAGYAQEIYSDQPVSGPGVWNMLDYRGLEGFVYAISPFNFTAIGGNLAGSPAMMGCGIVWKPAGTAVLAGYYIMKILEEAGLPPGVINFVPGDAVMISDYVLTHRDLAGVHFTGSTGVFNSMWKTIGSNMSSYRGYPRIVGETGGKDFILAHPSADPMAVAVAIARGGFEYQGQKCSAASRAYVPRSIWNQVREATLGMIADIKQGDVRDFRNFMSAVIDKKAFDKISEYLTDAKQNATILAGGGARGEKGYFIEPTLVETSNPGYRLMCEEIFGPVLTVHPYDDAKWHEMLGVVDSTSPYALTGAVFSNDRSAVREALVGLRNAAGNFYINDKPTGAVVGQQPFGGARASGTNDKAGSRLNLLRWLSPRTIKETFVPPVDYRYPFMGAE; encoded by the coding sequence ATGAGCAGCCCCTCCGCTACCCCGTCCCCTCGTCCAGGTGCCTCCGGCTTCAACGGCGTGCGCCGCGTTCCCGCTCCGGTGAACGAGCCGATCCGGTCCTATGCTCCCGGTTCACCGGAACGCGCGTTCCTCAAGGCACGCCTCGACTCAATGGCGAAGGAACGTATCGAGATCCCGGTCATCATCGGGGGCAAAGAGTTCAAGGGCACGCAGCGGGGAACGGCGGTCATGCCACATGACCACGGGCATGTCCTCGCGGATTACCACATGGCCACCCCCGAGCAGGTTCGGCTCGCGGTCGACACGGCGGTCGCCGCCCAGCGGGAGTGGTCCCAGTGGCCATGGGAGGACCGGGTGGCCGTGTTCCTCAAGGCCGCCGAGCTCCTGGCCACCAAGCACCGCGACACGCTGAACGCCGCGACGATGCTGGGGCAGTCCAAGACGGTCTTTCAGGCCGAGATCGACGCGGCGTGCGAGCTGATCGACTTCTGGCGCTTCAACGCCGGGTATGCGCAAGAGATCTACTCGGACCAGCCGGTCTCGGGCCCCGGGGTCTGGAACATGCTCGACTATCGCGGCCTCGAGGGATTCGTCTACGCCATCTCACCGTTCAACTTCACGGCGATCGGCGGCAACCTCGCGGGTTCGCCGGCGATGATGGGTTGTGGGATCGTCTGGAAGCCGGCCGGCACGGCCGTGTTGGCCGGGTACTACATCATGAAGATCCTCGAGGAAGCCGGACTTCCGCCAGGGGTCATCAACTTCGTCCCGGGCGACGCGGTGATGATCAGCGATTACGTGCTGACCCACCGGGACCTCGCCGGGGTACACTTCACCGGCAGCACCGGGGTGTTCAACTCGATGTGGAAGACCATCGGGAGCAACATGTCCAGCTACCGTGGGTATCCGCGGATCGTTGGGGAGACGGGCGGCAAGGATTTTATCCTGGCGCACCCGTCGGCTGACCCGATGGCGGTCGCGGTGGCGATTGCCCGCGGCGGCTTTGAGTACCAGGGGCAGAAGTGCTCCGCCGCGAGCCGAGCCTACGTTCCGCGCTCGATCTGGAACCAGGTACGCGAGGCCACGCTGGGAATGATCGCCGACATCAAGCAGGGCGATGTGCGCGACTTCCGGAACTTCATGAGCGCCGTGATCGACAAGAAGGCGTTCGACAAGATCTCGGAGTACCTGACCGACGCCAAGCAGAACGCGACGATCCTGGCCGGTGGTGGTGCGCGCGGCGAGAAGGGGTACTTCATCGAGCCGACGCTCGTGGAGACGTCGAACCCGGGCTACCGCCTGATGTGCGAGGAGATCTTTGGCCCGGTGCTCACGGTGCATCCGTACGACGACGCGAAGTGGCACGAGATGCTGGGCGTGGTGGATTCCACGTCGCCGTATGCCCTGACGGGCGCGGTGTTCTCCAACGACCGGAGTGCGGTGCGCGAGGCCCTGGTCGGCTTGCGGAACGCGGCGGGCAACTTCTACATCAATGACAAACCGACGGGTGCGGTGGTGGGGCAGCAGCCGTTTGGAGGTGCGCGCGCGTCCGGGACGAACGACAAGGCGGGCTCGCGGCTGAACCTGCTGCGCTGGCTCTCCCCGCGGACGATCAAGGAGACATTCGTGCCACCGGTGGACTATCGGTATCCGTTCATGGGAGCAGAGTAG
- the lepB gene encoding signal peptidase I, whose protein sequence is MAKKPAARKANVVAAARGGATRKPTLAENIKGIAGTVAIFLFLRIFLVEAYRIPSGSMIPSMLIGDWLFVNKLAYGPHIPFTSVNLPGYAEPKRYDISVFVSPPQVDQPWDPTPTLVKRVVGLPGDTLQMRRAKLFVNGIEQRQGYGDESVPVGDPNAAESCPSFRLVGAKPSDAQNYEMTGSFPCFGWQLEHAPQGSRFGAVSPTPTHDNWGPLVVPAGHYFMMGDNRYNSKDSRYWGLVPRENFRGRPLFVYYSWDAECGDRGDCLSPLPAITDIRWGRIGHWLK, encoded by the coding sequence GTGGCCAAGAAGCCAGCTGCTCGCAAAGCCAACGTCGTCGCGGCCGCTCGCGGCGGCGCGACGCGCAAGCCAACCCTCGCCGAGAACATCAAGGGGATCGCCGGCACGGTCGCGATCTTCCTGTTCCTCCGCATCTTTCTCGTCGAGGCGTACCGCATCCCCTCGGGCAGCATGATCCCCTCCATGCTCATCGGGGACTGGCTCTTCGTGAACAAGCTCGCGTACGGACCGCACATTCCGTTTACGTCGGTCAACCTGCCGGGGTACGCGGAGCCCAAGCGCTACGACATCTCCGTGTTTGTTTCGCCGCCCCAGGTGGACCAGCCGTGGGACCCCACACCGACCCTGGTGAAGCGGGTGGTGGGGCTTCCCGGGGACACCTTGCAGATGCGCCGCGCGAAGCTGTTCGTGAACGGGATCGAGCAGCGGCAAGGCTACGGCGATGAGTCGGTCCCCGTCGGCGACCCCAATGCGGCAGAGAGTTGCCCTTCGTTCCGGCTCGTGGGCGCGAAGCCCTCCGATGCGCAAAATTACGAGATGACGGGGAGTTTTCCGTGCTTTGGCTGGCAGCTCGAGCACGCCCCGCAGGGGTCGCGGTTCGGCGCGGTGAGCCCCACGCCCACGCATGACAATTGGGGGCCGCTCGTCGTGCCGGCGGGCCACTACTTCATGATGGGCGACAACCGCTACAACTCGAAGGACTCGCGGTACTGGGGCCTCGTGCCGCGGGAGAACTTCCGCGGACGGCCGCTCTTCGTGTACTACTCGTGGGACGCGGAATGCGGCGATCGCGGCGATTGCCTGAGCCCACTCCCGGCCATCACTGACATCCGGTGGGGCCGCATCGGCCACTGGCTGAAGTAG
- a CDS encoding Ig-like domain-containing protein: MRLNGQRGVWALVLAVVGCGGGDSPPAPPKVGTVTVTAAAAQVEVGATVQFTAAARDTKGAAMGASFTWNSATPTVASVDGAGVVTGVAPGTATITATADGVSGTASISVIPVPVVAVLIAQRTPSVRQGETVQLSAIAQDGVGRPLAGRTITWSSLNPEVATVSAAGGLVSAVASGSAFIRATSEGKSDSVSLRVKSLNAPTISTTTPSQWVPGTAATITGTNFSTNASENEVLVNGIPVAITASTTTTVSFTVPEATALPCSPSGAVPVGVVVNGDTALGTANLRVATQRSLALGQHLLLTSAADVMCNEFAATGGKYLVTAFSTATSSAARTSFQLLGASTSGSAIEASMPSLTTAQAGPTRAALQALDGERFARGHLAVLQDHERFSARQGRVREVLQARQARARAAGELSTLARPSLAPNGATMRTPPVAPPTVGDKQWIRMRRDFANASTFDSVRVRVVYVGPKLIIVEDTTNELAGTMDNDFQSVGTEFDRDMWGFLASFGDPLAVDSLTDNNERVVAVFSKRVNEYTLTNGGSLLGFVTLCDFFPRTDPDPQNACPTSNVGEYFYAIVPNPNGVRGKHSLDLWKRYARGTMMHELKHVVMFAQRIFLDANFTEETWLEEATAQMATELWARKIYGNFTPRSDIGWSQGPRCDYATASPSCGDPVEAILHPFQFLYTHYNANESKTFLNSSDLVIYGSSWSFARWVTDQFDGGNEGNFLRSLVQQQNDRGVTNILNRTGRPWAELIGQFSMASTADNYPGGTITDPKLRLPSWNTRDVFAGMNANLIFRNADGSTTPAFPRAWPLNVRAASFGTFSDVLRTVTNLPGSGWVAWELSGTQTAPQVLALRSLNGGLAPTGVGMVVLRVQ, encoded by the coding sequence ATGCGATTGAACGGTCAGAGGGGAGTGTGGGCTTTGGTGCTCGCGGTGGTGGGATGTGGCGGAGGCGACTCGCCGCCCGCGCCGCCCAAGGTGGGGACGGTCACCGTGACCGCTGCCGCGGCTCAGGTCGAAGTGGGGGCCACCGTGCAGTTCACTGCGGCCGCCAGGGACACCAAGGGTGCGGCGATGGGCGCGTCCTTCACCTGGAACTCGGCCACACCGACCGTTGCCTCGGTCGACGGGGCTGGAGTCGTGACCGGGGTCGCCCCGGGCACGGCCACGATCACCGCAACGGCGGACGGCGTGTCGGGGACCGCGAGCATCAGCGTGATCCCGGTTCCGGTCGTTGCAGTGCTGATCGCCCAGCGCACCCCCTCTGTACGCCAGGGCGAGACCGTCCAGCTGAGCGCGATCGCTCAGGACGGGGTTGGCCGACCGCTCGCCGGGCGCACCATCACCTGGTCCTCGCTGAATCCTGAGGTAGCGACCGTTTCGGCGGCGGGTGGCCTCGTGAGTGCGGTGGCCTCCGGCAGCGCCTTCATTCGCGCCACGTCAGAGGGAAAGAGTGATTCGGTATCGCTGCGCGTGAAGAGCCTCAACGCGCCGACCATTTCCACGACGACCCCATCCCAATGGGTCCCGGGGACGGCCGCGACCATTACCGGCACGAACTTCTCGACGAATGCTTCGGAGAACGAAGTGCTGGTGAATGGCATTCCCGTGGCGATTACGGCGAGCACGACCACGACGGTGAGTTTCACCGTTCCAGAGGCGACGGCACTACCGTGCAGTCCGAGCGGAGCGGTTCCGGTTGGGGTGGTGGTGAACGGTGACACCGCGCTGGGTACGGCCAACCTTCGCGTTGCCACCCAGCGCTCGTTGGCCCTGGGGCAACACCTGCTGCTCACCTCCGCGGCGGATGTGATGTGCAACGAGTTCGCGGCGACCGGCGGCAAGTATCTCGTCACGGCCTTCAGCACAGCGACCTCCTCGGCCGCCCGCACGTCGTTCCAGTTGCTGGGCGCCTCAACGAGCGGCAGCGCCATCGAGGCCTCGATGCCCTCCTTGACCACCGCGCAAGCAGGCCCGACGCGTGCCGCCCTCCAGGCCCTGGACGGCGAGCGCTTTGCGCGCGGCCACCTGGCCGTACTGCAGGACCACGAGCGCTTCAGTGCGCGGCAGGGACGGGTCCGGGAGGTGTTGCAGGCGCGCCAGGCCCGGGCGCGCGCCGCGGGTGAGCTGAGCACGTTGGCGCGTCCCTCGCTCGCTCCGAATGGGGCGACGATGCGCACCCCGCCGGTGGCACCGCCGACGGTTGGCGACAAGCAGTGGATTCGGATGCGCCGGGATTTCGCGAACGCCAGCACCTTCGACAGTGTCCGCGTGCGGGTGGTGTACGTCGGACCCAAGTTGATCATCGTCGAGGACACGACGAATGAGCTGGCCGGCACGATGGACAATGACTTCCAGTCGGTGGGCACCGAGTTCGACCGCGACATGTGGGGATTCCTCGCCAGCTTCGGGGACCCGCTCGCCGTGGATTCGCTCACGGACAACAATGAGCGCGTGGTGGCCGTCTTCTCCAAGCGCGTCAACGAGTACACGCTCACCAATGGCGGGTCGTTGCTGGGGTTCGTGACCCTGTGTGATTTCTTCCCGCGCACGGATCCGGATCCCCAGAACGCGTGTCCGACGAGCAATGTCGGGGAGTATTTCTACGCCATCGTGCCCAATCCCAATGGGGTGCGCGGGAAACACAGCCTCGACCTGTGGAAGCGATACGCGCGCGGGACGATGATGCACGAGCTGAAGCACGTCGTGATGTTCGCGCAGCGCATCTTCCTCGATGCGAACTTTACCGAAGAGACGTGGCTGGAAGAGGCCACGGCGCAGATGGCGACGGAGCTGTGGGCCCGGAAGATCTACGGGAACTTCACGCCGCGGTCGGACATCGGGTGGTCCCAGGGCCCGCGGTGCGACTACGCGACAGCATCCCCGAGTTGTGGGGATCCGGTGGAGGCCATCCTGCATCCCTTCCAGTTCCTGTACACGCACTACAACGCGAATGAGTCCAAGACCTTCCTGAACAGCTCGGACCTGGTGATCTACGGCAGCTCCTGGTCGTTTGCCCGCTGGGTCACCGACCAGTTTGACGGGGGGAACGAGGGCAACTTCCTGCGGTCGCTCGTCCAGCAGCAGAATGATCGTGGCGTGACGAACATCCTCAACCGCACGGGGCGGCCATGGGCCGAGCTGATCGGCCAGTTCTCCATGGCGTCGACGGCGGACAACTACCCCGGGGGCACGATCACCGACCCCAAGCTCCGACTTCCTTCGTGGAACACGCGGGACGTCTTCGCCGGGATGAATGCCAACCTGATCTTCCGGAATGCGGACGGGTCGACCACGCCCGCTTTCCCGCGGGCCTGGCCCCTCAACGTGCGGGCCGCGTCGTTCGGGACCTTCAGTGATGTCCTGCGGACGGTGACGAACCTCCCCGGCAGTGGGTGGGTCGCCTGGGAGCTGAGCGGCACGCAGACGGCGCCGCAGGTCCTCGCGTTGCGATCGCTCAACGGCGGTCTCGCCCCCACCGGGGTGGGGATGGTGGTGCTGCGGGTGCAGTAG
- a CDS encoding PhzF family phenazine biosynthesis protein, translating to MPSFRYLTADVFTARTFGGNQLAVLPDARGLTTEQMQAITREFNYAESTFVLPPDNPAHTRRVRIFTPGEEMPFAGHPTVGTAHVLAAIGEIPLTGDETRIIFEEGVGPVPVLIRSTGGVPTFCQLSVAKLPEVFPPLPAREVLAPMLSLDVDDLRDGVFHPQAVSCGLPFSFIPLRDRAAVSRVKFRTDLWERTLAHLPNHMVMVFAMDAEEADHDVRARMFGPGVAVLEDPATGSACAALGGYLGARDARRDGTLRWVVEQGYELGRPSVIDVETDKAGGSITAVRVGGPSVLVCEGAIRVP from the coding sequence ATGCCATCCTTCCGTTACCTGACCGCCGACGTCTTCACCGCACGCACCTTCGGCGGCAACCAGCTTGCGGTCCTCCCGGATGCGCGCGGGTTGACCACCGAGCAAATGCAGGCGATCACGCGCGAATTCAACTACGCGGAATCGACCTTTGTCCTGCCCCCGGACAACCCCGCGCACACGCGGCGCGTGCGCATCTTCACCCCGGGGGAGGAGATGCCTTTCGCTGGGCATCCGACGGTCGGCACGGCCCACGTCCTGGCGGCCATCGGCGAGATCCCGCTCACTGGCGACGAAACCCGGATCATCTTCGAGGAGGGGGTCGGGCCAGTGCCGGTGCTGATCCGGAGCACGGGCGGCGTCCCCACCTTTTGCCAGCTCTCGGTGGCCAAGCTCCCCGAGGTGTTCCCTCCCTTGCCGGCGCGCGAGGTGCTGGCGCCGATGCTCTCGCTGGACGTCGACGACCTGCGCGATGGGGTCTTTCATCCGCAGGCCGTCTCGTGTGGACTCCCCTTCTCGTTCATCCCGTTGCGCGACCGCGCGGCCGTAAGCCGCGTGAAGTTCCGCACCGACCTGTGGGAGCGCACGTTGGCCCACCTGCCGAACCACATGGTGATGGTGTTTGCCATGGATGCGGAGGAAGCCGACCATGACGTGAGGGCCCGCATGTTTGGCCCAGGCGTCGCCGTCCTCGAGGACCCGGCGACGGGATCGGCCTGCGCGGCGTTAGGCGGCTACCTTGGCGCCCGGGACGCCCGGCGAGACGGGACCCTGCGATGGGTCGTGGAACAGGGGTACGAACTCGGCCGACCGTCGGTGATTGATGTCGAGACCGACAAGGCGGGCGGCTCCATCACGGCCGTGCGCGTCGGCGGTCCCAGCGTGCTGGTCTGCGAGGGGGCGATTCGAGTGCCGTAG
- a CDS encoding MscL family protein, whose product MLSDFKAFLLKANVVGLSLAVIVGGAAGSLVTAMTNDFIMPVVGAVTPDGDWRKWTLDVGSMKFGIGDFAGVFLNFAIVSFVAWQIGKIFIKPEPPAPPAPPSKSCGFCLNSIPAAATRCGFCTSQL is encoded by the coding sequence ATGCTTTCGGATTTCAAAGCCTTCTTGCTGAAGGCCAACGTTGTCGGCCTGTCGTTGGCCGTCATCGTCGGTGGCGCCGCCGGTTCGCTCGTAACGGCGATGACCAATGACTTCATCATGCCGGTTGTCGGCGCGGTGACACCGGACGGCGACTGGCGCAAATGGACCCTCGATGTCGGCTCGATGAAGTTCGGCATTGGTGACTTTGCCGGCGTGTTCCTGAACTTCGCGATCGTCTCCTTTGTGGCCTGGCAGATCGGCAAGATCTTCATCAAGCCGGAGCCGCCCGCACCGCCCGCGCCGCCGTCGAAATCGTGCGGCTTCTGCCTGAACAGCATCCCCGCAGCCGCGACGCGTTGCGGCTTCTGCACGAGCCAGCTGTAG
- a CDS encoding TIM barrel protein, producing the protein MLIGVHPNDSGGIDMAVRRAAAAGANALQIFSAKPQFYNEKISVRPERVLRFRQAMAECGLDLAGCLVHAAYVLNTASPEPDKAERAALGLAKELERTEALGAFGCCFHPGSAGDGDPAAAIDRVGDAVARAVAAVPGQARVLIENTAGAGRTMGRTPEEIAGMLRRVPAALRPRAGYGLDTCHLFASGLDFTSSPAAARALIDRFCDVIGEAPAFLHCND; encoded by the coding sequence GTGCTGATCGGCGTTCACCCTAACGATTCAGGCGGCATCGACATGGCGGTGCGTCGCGCCGCCGCCGCCGGCGCAAACGCGCTGCAGATATTTAGTGCCAAGCCCCAGTTCTACAACGAGAAGATCTCCGTTCGGCCGGAACGTGTCCTTCGGTTTCGCCAGGCCATGGCCGAATGTGGCCTCGATCTCGCCGGCTGCCTCGTGCATGCGGCGTACGTCCTGAATACCGCGTCTCCGGAACCGGACAAGGCGGAACGCGCGGCGCTGGGGCTGGCGAAGGAGCTCGAGCGTACCGAGGCATTGGGCGCGTTTGGCTGCTGCTTTCACCCCGGCTCGGCCGGGGATGGGGATCCGGCGGCGGCAATCGATCGCGTGGGCGACGCCGTGGCTCGCGCGGTTGCCGCGGTGCCGGGGCAGGCGCGCGTCTTGATCGAGAACACGGCGGGCGCGGGTCGCACCATGGGGCGTACCCCGGAGGAAATCGCCGGGATGCTGCGGCGCGTGCCGGCAGCGCTACGCCCCAGAGCCGGATACGGGCTCGACACGTGTCACCTCTTCGCCAGTGGGTTGGACTTCACGTCGTCGCCTGCAGCCGCGCGTGCGCTGATCGACCGTTTTTGTGACGTGATTGGCGAAGCGCCCGCGTTCCTGCACTGCAACGACTAG